Genomic window (Marmota flaviventris isolate mMarFla1 chromosome X, mMarFla1.hap1, whole genome shotgun sequence):
GGTCCCCAGGTGCCTTTGAGTGACACATTAGGCAGCTTCACGCCCCAATCCCATGTAGTCTCCGGGCCGTCGTCCAAGCTTTCCAACCTCATCCTCCTGACAGCCATCATATCCCCGCACTCTTTGATGGCTTCCTTGTCCTTCAAAACCGACAGGGCATGCACCTCCGCACCTGGTCACAGCTCCGTCCCTCCCGCTGCACGGAGAGCTGAGCGCACCTAGAATTCTGCTCCTGCAACTGCCCAGGCCTTTCCAAATTTGCCTCGGagtcaggcatttttttttttttttttatttctgatgggACAAAACAAACCTCACAAAACTCAGTTTTGCATGGAAACGAGTggatcaatttaaaaaaaaagatagttggAGACCCATTGAAGATTTCTGCAAGCgtagctcatttatttattccatgaGAAATATAAAAGCCTAATATCTTTCAACCAAAGACAGGAACACACATGCTCCCCTGAATTCTCGCTCTGAATCAGATTCCAGTGTcttcattattatcattttatttttatttttattatttttaatttttttctccggCGCAGTCCTGAAGTCCTGCTTGTGAGCAATGCAAGCTCTTTGGACCTCATGCGTGGGCAGAGCATGCGTTTGGGGGGGAAGGCGGATACCAGGGAGCGTCTTTACGCACGTGCATGAAGCCAaatctgcaaaaaaataaataaatgcataaaagtaaaatagaatcCATGAAACTGTGCAGAgataaactgcattttttttctcccttctctctctatatattttttaatctggaGATATACCCGTGCAGAAAAGCCATGGCGCAGAGCTCTGCGGATGCATCGTGCGTCCTCACTCCGGTGCGCACGGGCTCCGCTGCGTGGTGCCGGGTGCAAACCTTTGCGCGCCCCCAGGGACAGTAGCAGCATCCTCCTCCACCGCCTGGAGAAAGGGGACCTCCCTCCCGCGCGCGCTCTCTCACTGGCTGGCGTCTCTGTGCTTGCCCCCGCAGGTCTGTTCCAAAAGGCCATCATCCAGAGCGGCACGGCGCTGTCCAGCTGGGCCGTCAACTACCAGCCGGCCAAGTACACGCGCCTCCTGGCCGACAAGGTGGGCTGCAACATGCTGGACACGACGGACCTGGTGGAGTGCCTGCGCAACAAGAACCACAAGGAGCTCATCCAGCAGGCCATCACGCCGGCCACCTACCACATCGCCTTCGGCCCCGTCATCGACGGCGACGTGATCCCGGACGACCCCCAGATCCTCATGGAGCAGGGCGAGTTCCTCAACTACGACATCATGCTGGGCGTCAACCAGGGCGAGGGCCTCAAGTTCGTGGACGGCATCGTGGACAACGAGGACGGGGTGACCCCCAACGACTTCGACTTCTCCGTGTCCAACTTCGTCGACAACCTGTACGGCTACCCCGAGGGCAAGGACACGCTGCGCGAGACCATCAAGTTCATGTACACCGACTGGGCCGACAAGGAGAACCCCGAGACGCGCAGGAAGACCCTGGTGGCCCTCTTCACCGACCACCAGTGGGTGGCCCCCGCCGTGGCCACCGCCGACCTGCACGCCCAGTACGGCTCGCCCACCTACTTCTACGCCTTCTACCACCACTGCCAGAGCGAGATGAAGCCCAGCTGGGCCGACTCGGCCCACGGCGACGAGGTCCCCTACGTCTTCGGGATCCCCATGATCGGGCCCACGGAGCTCTTCAGCTGCAACTTCTCCAAGAACGACGTCATGCTGAGCGCCGTGGTCATGACCTACTGGACCAACTTCGCCAAAACCGGGTAGgtgccgcctcctcctcctcctcctcctcctcctcggctGGACTCCTTCTCACACCTGTACCCCCAAATCATTTCCTTGACTTGTGCAATATGATCCCAGCGTGGTAGTACACGCCTGTCATCCTCccggaggctgagggaggaggattgcaaatggGAGGCCACGGCCTCaaccacttagcgaggccctgagccatTTACCAGACTCTATCccaaagtgaaaatttaaaagggctgggggtgtggctcggtggttaagcacccctggattcagccAATCTCTGGCActatatctatgtatctatttatttatattttacatttttttctcatatcgGTATATTTACATAATTCTCTATATATTCTACCTGAGAGTGCTTGGTGCTTATTGAAAAGTCCTCCAATTTGTGCTTGCTGGTGCAGGATTGGCAgatttttgattattgatttcTGAGCTGACGGCAGAATTTCAAACCTAGCCCTGACCTGAtctcttttgttaaataaaagGATTCTTTGAAACGTGTCGGTCACGTTGGCAACTGACCTTACCGATATTTTAGAATCTTGTTTTCAAGGTGGAGTGAGATACTTTAAACCCAGGAACGAAGTAAACCTCGTGATAATTACAAAGGTGTATCAACATAGGTTTTCTGTATCTTTATGTATTGAGTAGACATATGTGACTGTATGTGATTTAGATGTCTGTTGTGTATACATGTGGGTGCCTATATATGCCTATATAAACATATGtagatgtgtgtgtgcatacacacaaactcacaaacacacatacacaaatttaTATATCCATTTCTCTTATAGAAAGTTCACTGCAGGAAGCCCCCCCACAATGAGCAGATTCTGAAgactcgcccccccccccaagtcccTTTTATAAAATGACACAATATCGACATGCAACCTGTCCACATTGTCTGAtgccctttaaatattttctggatGACAGATATAACGACGGAAAATTCTGCAAACACCCaggttctctttttaaatatttattttttggttgtagttggacacagtatctttattttatttacttatttttatgtggtgctgaggatcgaacccacggccTCTCACGTGGGAGGTgggcgctctacctctgagccacgatcccagccccaAAACACAGGTtttcttccaaattatttttactcGTGATTGCTTGAATCCGTGGATATAGAAATCACAGATGGCCACCAAGATTTTTCTATGTCCTAAATATATAGATAGACGATAATAGATAATAAATAGACATGCACTTGTACTTTATTATATtcagtatttatctttttaacaCTATAgatgcaattttatatttttatgcatagaatatatattcaaatttttatttataaatatatactgaaCTGCCTACAAAAATAGGTAGAGATGTAGATATACTTTGGTATAGGTagtacatcttttttattttatttttttggataccACGGATTGAACGCAAACTCAGAGCACTTTaccctgagccacctccccagccctattttgtgttttatttagagacagggcctcactgagttgcttaaggcctccctaagttgttgaggctggcctccaacttgctatcctccggactcggcctccccagcctcttggattacaggcctatgccacccTGCGCAGTTTCATACATTATTTACTTTGTACCAAAAAGTCCTATCTTAATCCTCATTAAAAGAGCCTACTTCTTGTCTCTTACACGTTTCAAAAAATCACCTTTGTGTGCTTTCCCTAAAGGCAAAGTCAGAGTCATTTATCATATGTTTAATTGACCCAGTGAAGAAGAATGAAACCCAAATAAAGCCATTAAATTCTCATTAGCTGTCCCTGCTGCTGATATGTCTGAGGATGAGGTTGGTGctttcactatttaaaaaaaaaaaaaaaaaaaaaaacattataataaagaggaagaaaggaaagatgcaTGCCAGAGAAGTTGGAAGGACACTTCATTTCTTGTGTGCAAAGAAATGAAGGAGGGAAGGCTTCTTAAACTGttgggcacacacctgtgatcccagctgcttgggaggctgaggcaggaggatcgagagttcaaagccagcctccgccaaagcgaggccctgagcaactcagggagaccctgtctctcaataaaatgcaaaatagggctggggacggggctcaggggtcgagtgcccctgagtgcaatccccagtcccccactccaaaaaaaaaaaaataataataaaatatatgacacaGTTGGTGCTTCTAGCAGAAGTGAGAAATGAGGTCCTGGTGAAGCTATAAATCTAAAAACACTGGTTGGGACCAAAATGGCCATAGCCAAtcctacatttttttcccttttaattaattaatttttaaaattagagacagggcttcgctaatttgctgaggccggcctccaacttgcaatcctcctgcctcagccttccaagtcgtGGGGACGACAGGCGTGCACCCCTGCACCcggtttgctctttttttttttttttataccgaATCACATAGTAGGTCCTCAGACCTGTGGTAGACCACCTGCCTGGCATGCCCAAAGCCCCTGGGGTCCATCCTCAGAACAAAATAAAGGGGTAGGCGATGAGGTGTGGACCCCAGCAAACTACACACCCCCCTCCCTCATGAAAGACTTTAAGTGCTTTTGCAATTCGAGAATGGGAAGATCTTTCTAGAATGGCCACCCAAAGCCACAGACCCATGCATCTCTTTGGAGGGGGTCAGCTGCCATCTGCCTGTGGGGATTCTTTTGGGGTCCAGGAGGTATTTCAGGCTGAGCCGACATCGCCCCCTGGTGTCCGGGAGGAGTTACTGAGCCACCTGGTGAAGGACAGCTGCTGCATGGATCTTATTTAAAGGGCCAGCATAGCCTCCTGCCCAGCTGAGCTGAGAGGAGGCCAGGCTCATGTATGGACCCCAGACCACAGCGTCCCTCTCTGACCGCGGAAATGCTCTGGATGTTTGCTGTCGAGATTGCATCTGGGCTCCATGGGTctgatcttttgattttttttttttttttcctcttggaaatTAAAGCGTTTTGGATGCAGAAGGAGAAATTGGGAAATATGAGCCCCTGGTTCTCCACTGGCCTAATGCCGTCTCTGGAGCGTCTGAGCGGGGACATGGCCCCGGGTTTGCTCAGCTCCGAGAGTTGATGGCCGTTTCACAGACCCTGCCTGTGCCTCTCGGAGACCTTTAATAGCTAGATGGTGTCGGGCTGAAGCCGGCTTATCTGGGTTTTGCAAATCCTCTGGCCTATTCTTTGAGAAcgaaataaatgtgtttttctttaccTTTGAAACATGCACTGAGTTCCTCGCCGCAGAGCCCTCGAGCCCCACAGACAGAGCACTGTTTGTCCTGGTGGCTCGGCGCTTCATAAAAGCTCTCTATCTAATAGACGCCGGGCGGCAAACTCACACCGAGGGGGGGGGAAGAGGAGGCATCTTTACCCCTTTTCATGTCTTGGGGCAACAATGAAAAAGAGAGGCCCAGCCTTTTCCTGGCAGATCCCAATTTAATAGAAAAAGACTTGAAATTCATTTTGCAAGATACATAAAAGACACATGAGGTGTCACATCGAAGCAGACATCTTCCCAAAAAacatgcagaaagaaaaatataatggaTCCGAACTGGCTGATTTTTCAAACATGTAAATGTTGCTAAGTAGGTAAGAAAATTCATGATATATGGAGATAGAGATATATATGTTTGCATATATGCATACAAATATGCAGCCACACATATGCACTGTATACAGCTGGCGTTTAGTAAACAGGATATAGTGTGTTTTATTCgacttttctgttgctgtgaccaaaatatacaataagaacaatttaaagtTTTCTTGGAGCTCATGGtatcagatgtctcagtccatacacAACTGGTTCCATGGCTCTGcccccaaggggaggcagaacaagatggcggcagggcctggaggaggagagcagctcaggacagggcaccagggagcagagagagctctgttcaccagggacaggacagagaccccaaaggcacagcccagggaccccctcctccagccacaccccacctgcctacagtcaccacccacttaatccacatcagtgaattaatccactattTAGATCAAGGTTATCATAGTGCAAATATTTCacctatgaacatttttttttcgtTGTCTGACACATGAGCATTGGgcgacacctcatatccaaacctgAACATTGTGGTACAGTATATAAAGGTATATTGTATGCCACTTAGAGTATACAGGTGGCATATACTGTGGTACAGAGCATACAATATGCAATATTCTTGTGTACACTGTATACAGTAAACACAGGATAGAGTCTGGTCTACAATAAGGTGGCCCGAGAGCCTTCCTTCCCTGGCCATCGCTCAGGTATTCCAATAATCATATTGGAAGATGATCAATAATATTTCTTGAATTCTCCATTGTGACAAGAGTCTCATTGCTATTCTTCACCTTCATCTGTCACCTCCAAGGGTGATCATTGTGCCCACAGTGTGGGAGACTGATGGAGGGCCAGGTGGGGTCAAAAACTTGCTCACGGTGTGCAGGGCTCTAGAAAACACGAAAACTGTTTCCTGGTCATTTCCTGACTCCGTCCTCAACGGGTGTCCCATACTATCATGGTCCCCTTTCAAACAGAAACAGCAATATGGTGCCTGTCTGTGTCCGAGCCGTTTATGGAATAGCAATGCactttttttatttgatgttcCGTGCTAAAATCCCAGCATCTGTCCAAGGACTTCAATGTCCCTTCTTGATTGAGATAGAGAGTGCTCACTGGGTCAGCCAGAGTAGCCTCGGAAATCCAGAATCCTCTCCGTCCCTCCTGTCCACATCGGGGGAtagtttttatgcatttatttaattattttttaaggtgATATCTCCAGTGTTCCCTGGAGATGTTTAGCGCCATTCCTGACCTATACCCCATGGAGGAacacactccaaaaaaaaaaatatttccaagcgCTGTCCATTGTCCCTATGGGACAAATGACCCCTGGTTTGAGATGGACCATTCAAATAGATTTGAAATACCAAATTCGCCTCGAGGCATGGAATCGTCCACTTCCTTCACTGAAAGAAATTGCATGCATTGCAAAAGCAGGGAAATTGTGGGGGACAATTATCCTTCAGACCAAGAGGGACTTACCTTTGGTTTCAAAATGGTAGACGCACCTTGGATGGAAGCAGAAGGGTGCCTGGGTTGAGCTCGGCGATAATCGCGGGCCATGACCCTGTCACGGATCCCCACGTGGGGGGTCGTGCAGAGATCTGCATGCACTTGAGGGTGACCTCCTTTCGCTAACCCCTGCTCCTCTCTCCCCAGGGATCCGAACCAGCCCGTGCCCCAGGACACCAAGTTCATCCACACGAAGCCCAACCGCTTCGAGGAGGTGGCCTGGTCCAAGTACAACCCCAAGGACCAGCTGTACCTGCACATCGGCCTCAAGCCCCGGGTGAGGGATCATTACCGGGCCACCAAGGTGGCCTTCTGGCTGGAGCTGGTCCCCCACTTGCACAACTTGAACGAGATCTTCCAGTACGTGTCCACCACCACCAAAGTCCCTCCCCCGGACATGACCTCGTTCCCCTACGGCACCCGCAGGTCCCCGGCCAAGATCTGGCCCACCACCAAGCGCCCGGCCATCACGCCGGCCAACAGCCCCAAGCACAGCAAGGACTCGCACAAGACGGGGCCCGAGGACACCACGGTCCTCATCGAGACCAAGCGCGACTACTCCACCGAGCTGAGCGTCACCATCGCCGTGGGGGCCTCGCTGCTCTTCCTCAACATCCTGGCCTTCGCCGCCCTCTACTACAAGAAGGACAAGAGGCGGCACGAGACGCACCGGCGGCCCAGCCCGCAGCGCAACACCACCAACGACATCGCGCACATCCAGAACGAGGAGATCCTGTCGCTGCAGATGAAGCAGCTCGACCACGACCACGAGTGCGACTCCCTGCAGGCGCACGACACGCTGCGGCTCACCTGCCCGCCCGACTACACGCTCACCCTGCGCCGGTCCCCGGACGACATCCCACTCATGACGCCCAACACCATCACCATGATCCCCAACACGCTGACGGGCATGCAGCCGCTGCACACCTTCAACACCTTCAGCGGGGGGCAGAACAGTACCAACCTGCCCCACGGACACTCCACCACCCGCGTATAGCTGCGCGGTCCCCTCCCCCGCCCGCCCTCGGTCCGGTCCCCTGTCCCCTCCAGCCAGAGAGGGTCCCCCCCCCGTCCCCGGGGAGAAACAGAACCCAGCGCCCCCATCTCCCACCCAGGACAGGTTGGCATCCCGCAGGACTGAGGAgcgaaaaggaaaaaaaaaaaaacaacagaaaaaataaaataaaatcaagggtctTCGAGGTGACCCTGCAGACGCTGGCTCCTGGAATCTACCtgtcccctccccgcccctctgcATCCCCCCCCCAATCCACTTCTGACCCTGTGAAATGTGAAAAAGCATCCATTTCCGTGACCACACTGCTTTAAAGATTCCCGCCATGCCCAGGGGACGCTTGGGTGGCCCCAAGGACCTCCGAGGACCCCAACGTGACAAAAGGCAGTTGAGGTTTCTGGAACTCAGCCAAGGAtatcggattttttttttttttttaaatcacagttgggggaaaaaaaataaaacaaaaaacgcATCCATCAATAATGTCCTTTATGTGCCACACAAGGGGACGGCGGAACCTCGGCCAAGGAAGTCCCCCCTGGGGTCCTCGGTCACCCCTTGGCACCGTCTcatggagagacagagagagacagaagggagaggaggattttattattgaaataaaaagacTTCACTATGCAGGAGAATCCGTATAGTTCTGCGCAAAGCGACCCTTTTGCCCGCTGGAACTATATTTAAGAAACTTTgtacaaatcaaaaaaaaaaaaagtgtatatagcTGTGagtttaaaacacacacaaaaccagaGGGGGGtggtggagagaaaaaaaaagatttaaaaacgaaaaaaaaaaaaaagcttttatcgGTGTTTTTAGTTGGAAAGAGCTTTTAGCAAAAACCGTGGTTTTCATCGTGCTctgaatgtatataaatatataaatatatatatacattagtCATTCCACCTGTTTCcttccctgcaaaaaaaaaaaaaaaaaatcaaacaacaaaaaaaaaatggcttttgtTCTTGATTACTTGAGGTACACAAAGACGTGggatttttgatgtttttgttggTCTGACTGGTTTCGTTGGTGAAGAGGGCGGTGGTGTCTTTCAAGAGACCCTGGGCCGTCCGtccaggggtgggggggagcccGTTGCATGTCCACTCCTGGGTTGCAGAAGTGCATGCCGGGGGCGTCGGTGGCAGACCCTGGTTTgggggaatttttcttttttctgggcaCGGGTCTCGGTGCAGGCTCAATGCACACCCAGCCGCAGCGGGGACGTGGGAGAATACAAGTGTCCTTGTGTCCTCCGGGGCCCCTTTGAATCTGTTTAGGAAGATGTGCTTCCCACCCCGGGTCCCTgccaaaaaatcaaagaaagccCTCTTGGTGGGGCCTGCCCAGGGCGGTCAATACCGCACTGTTCAGCTGGGCAGCTGCAGGGCCATCTTCCCAGGAGAGGACCTGCTCAGCCTTGCTAATCCGGTGGCAGGAGGACACGTGTGTTTCTCTTGGACTCAGCGGTGAGCCTTTATTTATGAGCAAGccagttttttttaatcattttttaaaaagtccctttTAATGTCCCTTTAAGGGATATTTTTTCGAGTGTCTCAAGATGGAAGGATAGAGTAGGAAAGATCCCTTTGTCTTTTGGTcttagaggaaaacaaaaattcatacACCCACCAAGAAACAGTAGCCAAAGATGTTGGAAGAAAACCTACCTGGGCACCGCTGGGGTTAATTCCAGAAATGCAATCTCTGATTTTAGCGTTGAGGTGGACACTCTGCCTTTAGCACCTGGCCACCTTGCAATAACAACCTTCAACTCCCCAAATCCCTGCACCGAAATCCCTGCCGTAGTGGTGTGTCCCAGCATTGAATCTGTACCTAAAAGGGAGCTCTTGGGGACACCTGCATCCCCACTATAGATCCCGATGCTGCTGTCTCCATCTGGATTTTGGAGAGCTCGGCTctgtatataaatatgtgaaatagGATGACCCTCACCCCCGCACCGAGCACCTGCAAACCACATTCCCCTGTCCACAGTGAAATGTCCTGGATGAGATGTCCCCgcaatttgttattattattataattttttttttttttggtttttttggaaagCTGTGCTCAGGCCATTTCTGCAAGCTCTGTATTCGCCCCAGCTGGTCCTCCTAGCAGATGGGCTCCTGTCCACTGGCTCGGATGGTCAGCCTGGATGTGGGTTGAGTCTGTCGTAGCGTGCACCCTGGTGTCTGTCCGGTACCTCCCATCGTCTTCTGGTAGCAATATGTACAGTCATGAGTCGGCTTCGTGGCCCCCGGGGTAGAGACAAAGCGTCCCCCGTGTTCCGTGGATAGACTTTTAGCTTTTACAGAGGATTATGATCCAAAAAGCAATTTAATACGTCGCGGAGGATATCTTATTTCTACGGGAAAGAGGTTATAGAGTCTTCATAGAGTTctatgagagggaaaaaaatatacttgctatctataaaaaaaaaaagagaaaaaaaaaggagaaaaaaaataaggaaaaaaaatactttcttaggCTTTTATTCTTGATCTTGAAAGGCACGCAGGGTTCAATGGTTCTTTGGGTTATGATTCTGCaacttttgtttttgattttgccTTAAGTAATGATAGAAGATATATATGGCTGGACACATATGTATAAACTTTTCAgcaacatttttaataataaaatatcacagtATTTTCTAATGCTTTGTGCAAATAATTGGGcgtctttcctttctttgtagGTGGTGTGGTTGCTTCTTTGATTCTTTgtgggtgtttttattttttttttggcggggggggggtgaCAGGTGATTGACAGATGCATAGGAGTTTATGTGCATTACTCCCATGCATTTAAAATCCCTCAGGATTGCATTTCCATCAAATGTGCATCGTGtgaacacagagacacacacctCACTCGTATGCAAATGCACACCCAGAGATTTGTACGCTCACATCTGCATAGGAACACATGCATTGAATAGGAATTGCATCCATCGGGGTCTGAAGTTAAAGCCTTAGACAATATCAGCCATTGACGGTCACCTGCACGgaccactgggttccatccctgcaTTTGATTTGCATTGGACACGTGAGTCCACGTTCAAGGAAGGCATCTGACCCCTCAGGACATCTCAGAGATGCTCAGACCTTGAGGAAAGGTAAAGGTCCCCACGTCACCCACCCAGGGTCACGCCAGGTGCCGGGGCTGCGGTTACCCGTGAGCGCAAGGGTTCTTTCCCTCCATCCCCAAACCCAAGGACCAGCCGAggcaggggaggtgggcaggCGTGGAGATGGACGCTGGGGACCGTCCTGGGCAGGGGGTGATTGCTGGGCAGACACAGCCCCCCCAGTCTCCTAGTCCCTGGGAGGAGATGGATGCATTTGGAAGGAAGTCACCCCTAAGCCACTTATTTGTTCTCTGTGAGCATCATGGTGGGGGGGGGCAGTAACTTTGAGCCAGGGAGTTGGAGACCAAGAGGAAGGTCCAGTTGGTTTTACTCCAGGAGAAGCTGAAGGAGAGGGTCATTTGAAGTCAGAGGGTGTCCTCatttctgtcccccacccccatgagCGTTGGGACCATCTGTCACTATCTCCCATGGACCTTCTTTGAATGACACCTAACGGAGCCAAATGCACCCCCCAGTTAACTGTGCATTTCCAACTTATTTCCTGCAATCCGACCGCAGGGCTGGGTTGGtccatattttctgttatttttcctttctgcaaAATTGCTTGAAACGTAAGGCTCCACTCCCGTCTCCTGACCCACCTGGTTaaaaagcagggaaaaaaaagaaatctaggtTGTGTTCCAGAAGTAAAAGCGATGATCATTCCTCTAGAGGTTTGCATTactatattcagaaaaaaaaaaaaaagagggaaaggaatTCCACATTTCTGTGATGTGGGCATCGGGACCTAGACCCAGAAAACCTCCGTGACTGCATATTTCGGAGCCCGAGAGAAAGCTGCAGGTCACCTGCTCTTCCACACGGGGCcacacaggaggaaaaaaactCATTGCACCTGATTTTTCCATCAAAGGGGGCTCAGGCAAGTTCCTGAGGTCTCGGTTGCACAAGACGCACCCAGCAGCCACAGGTAAAATAATGCCCAGAAATGAAAATTCTTGCACCCCTTTGTCCAGGTCATGGATAACCAAAGCTTGGACTGTTGTCTGTCCATGGGTAGAAAAGCCACCAGGAAGATGTCTTCTTGGGATGcaaaaataaaaccctaaaaaaaaccccaaaatctcATGCAAACTGGGAAATCCCATCACGCCTCATTTTCAACTATTAGGAGCAATTTCACCTTCGTAGCATTATTATCCTTGTGTGTTCAAACATCTGCCcgatttccttttttgtgtgtgtgcatgtgtggatcCGTGGATCAGCTTCCCTGTCTCTGGGGAGATGGATTATTTATGGACATAGCTTTAAAACAAACACGCTGAGCCTGCCCGCGTTATTAGGTTTTTGTACTATTTCGAGTATTTAAAGAGCAATTACCTTTTACAGATGACTCTCGTGTGCTCCTGAACCTTGGGAATGCGTTTTtcagaaatgcattttttaaggcgatttaaaaaaaaatgattttcagctTTATGTCTTATCTTTCCTTAATGATTTGAGTTGCACTTCGAGGTGGTCTTTGTGGTTCACAGTTGGAGGAACAAAGCGTGCAACCTTGTGCCGAGTTTACCAAATCAATCACCCAAAGAAAGGGGGTGGGATTTGAGAGAAGTCACATTTGATTGACAGCTGCTCATGGTCAATCATGTTCACTAACTTGCTGCAAAACCCCACAACCCCCTTTGGTTTGCAATATTTGTGGAGGGGGCAGCAGATTGCACCCCTGGTCCCAATTTGAAATAAGTTATCATCAGACCTGGGTCTAccgggagatttttttttttttttgccgtaTTCTCCAGCATCCCAGGAGCATGGGGACCCTGGCCAAAGACATAACCTACATTTGCCTCATTCGATCATTGAGGATGAAAGATTCTACCTTCGTGATCAAGTTTACATTCACTGCAGTCAAT
Coding sequences:
- the LOC139703338 gene encoding neuroligin-4, X-linked-like, producing MALGTGEPDVTLLSVKAGLLPAGFLSTGDQAAKGNYGLLDQIQALRWIEENVGAFGGDPKRVTIFGSGAGASCVSLLTLSHYSEGLFQKAIIQSGTALSSWAVNYQPAKYTRLLADKVGCNMLDTTDLVECLRNKNHKELIQQAITPATYHIAFGPVIDGDVIPDDPQILMEQGEFLNYDIMLGVNQGEGLKFVDGIVDNEDGVTPNDFDFSVSNFVDNLYGYPEGKDTLRETIKFMYTDWADKENPETRRKTLVALFTDHQWVAPAVATADLHAQYGSPTYFYAFYHHCQSEMKPSWADSAHGDEVPYVFGIPMIGPTELFSCNFSKNDVMLSAVVMTYWTNFAKTGDPNQPVPQDTKFIHTKPNRFEEVAWSKYNPKDQLYLHIGLKPRVRDHYRATKVAFWLELVPHLHNLNEIFQYVSTTTKVPPPDMTSFPYGTRRSPAKIWPTTKRPAITPANSPKHSKDSHKTGPEDTTVLIETKRDYSTELSVTIAVGASLLFLNILAFAALYYKKDKRRHETHRRPSPQRNTTNDIAHIQNEEILSLQMKQLDHDHECDSLQAHDTLRLTCPPDYTLTLRRSPDDIPLMTPNTITMIPNTLTGMQPLHTFNTFSGGQNSTNLPHGHSTTRV